The following nucleotide sequence is from Chelmon rostratus isolate fCheRos1 chromosome 11, fCheRos1.pri, whole genome shotgun sequence.
TCTCTCTTTCTGCAGATGAGGTCTTTGGCCTATAGAGTTTCTCTTGGGCTCTGCTCGCCAGTTTGGACACATCCCCTGTACTCAGCTTCAGGCCAATCGTACGGAGTAGACTCTGGATCTTACCGTAGGGTTCTGTCTGGCTGTTTGGTTCCTCGCTTGTTCTCTCTGCTGACGACCGTTTAGGGCTTCGCTGGTTCTTTTCCAATTCTGGTGCTAGACTGCTGCTGGTTGGCTCATGAGCCAATCCCACAATCCGAGAGAAACCCTTGCCATCTTGAAGTGCCCGCTCATGAGGCAGAAGATCATCATTCACATAAATCGGTTCCGATTTCTTTTCTGTGTCCACCTTTTTATTAAGCATGTCAAGGAAGCGATCTAGGGGTGGTTTCTCAGCTGCAGGTGATTGCCGTGGTGTTGTGTTCATCAGTTTGGGAGATGGGCTTCTTGGAGGCGGTTCTGTTGGAGAAGGAGGTCTGAAAGTGGGTTGTGAAGATGAAGTGGCAACAGCCTGCCTCATGGGAGGCTGGGTGGAGGCACCAGAAACTTGCCCGGTATGAGAAGAAGGTGAGGAACCGTGGGGTTCTGGAGACGCGATCCGTTCGACAGGGCGATACGGATCATCGTATGGTCGGTCCGCATATGCTGGATCATAGTAGCGATCCTCGTAAGGTTCATCATAAACATCGTAGCGATCAGTGTAACGTTGGCTGGCAGATGGAGGGCCACCATAGACACGGGTTTCATAAGTGCCATCACCGTAGTGACGGTCACCATAAGGGCCATCACCATAAGGACGGAGAGCATATGGATCACCGTAGTGGTCGGCGTACCGCCGATCTTGGTAAGGACTGTATGGCCGCTCATAATAACAATCGTCATAGGGTTGAGGAGGACGATGGCGGTACTCGGGTCCCTCCGGTCGTTTCTTCAAGATGGACCGGACCGGTTTGTACTCAGGCAGTGGGACGGCGATCCTGCCATGGTCGTAGTCTATGCAGGTCCTCTGTCCAGGGTCTATGTCCACCAGCGTCTTTTTGTAAGCAATCATCTcgttcagctcctccagctcccgcTTCTTCCTTGCCAGCTCGTCGTCCACGACTCCGACACGTCTGTGAGGAGGGCTCaactccctcctccttctcttgtAACTTTCTTCGTGCTCTCTGCTGATTTTGCTCCTCTTCTTGCCTGCCCTGTCCTTGCTTCTCTCCCTGCTTCTGCTACGGCTCCTGCCGGAGCTCTTGCTTCGGCTGCGACTCCTGCTGCGACTCTTAGCGGAGCCACTGGGGCGCTTGCTTGACCTCTCTCTGCTTCGGCTTCGCCTGTACCTGCTGCTTTTACGGTCACGCTCGACGCTGGTGCTGCGTCTCCTTTTGATGACACGTCCAAACTGGTCTCTGGGTGGACTCCTGCTTCTACTTCTACTCGTACTCCTGGCCCGACTCCTACTTCGACTCCTGCTCCTACTTCTGCTGCGCCCATATCTACGCCGAGTGGCACTGTAATCCCTTCTGCTGATACTGGTCTCGTTGTCCGGCTTTCTGAGATTTTTCACCACCGCCTTCAGCTTGTCTGTCTCTGGTTTATCTTTCCTGAAACGTCAGAAGTAAGTCATGTCACAGACACGTTTAGCTTATTTGAGTTATGTAACAACAGTTATGTTGTATAGCATCAATGTGAAGTAGGTCATTTGCTCAGAGCCAACAGGTTACATGTTATCTAGTGATCTACAGGCCTGTCAACAAATATTCCAAATTCAAATACATAATCAAACTGTAACAAAAATCTTGACAttcaattgtgaaaatgaatatttgacTGCACCGCcgcagctgctgcactgcatgatggacaggagtcacaaaaccacGGTTTCCGTTGTCGTCCAGTAATTAATAATAAACTACTTGTAGTTTTTGTTCCCGGGAAAATCTGTCGAGGTCCCACATATTTAAATCATAATGTCTGGTGAAAGCAATTCccgagttagatgtgaaaatattgcgGCTCTACGTGCTGCGTGTTTTTCctcgctgcttctctgatgtctgacgtcctctctctcgctcctctaCCCATTCTGTGAATTAACCCCGAAATTTCACCGGGCGCGTCCCGTCTCCCTTTCAGAAGCGTCCCAGAATTTTGCACGACTCGAAGCAAACGAGTCCGTCCACTGCGGCACACCAGGCTCAGGAAAATCAGATCAAAAACTCAAACCAGCCAGTGctgataaaatatatataaaatatataatcaaGAGTCAAGACTACTGAGTCGCCTATTTCTCACCTAAAATGTTTCCACAAACGTATTTTAGTGTACCGTTTAGCTGTAACATAAGAAGGTTTGTGACCTGGCCAACATGTTGAAAACGGATGAGCTAAAACCAAACGCCACCCAACCCGCAGGACGTCACCCACCAGACCCGTCACTGGTCCGCTGCGTTCAGATGCATCCTCACCGGATTCTGCGTGTCTGTACCACCAGACCATCCCGATCTTTACATGCCGTTATTTTCTGCACACTTGATTGTGTGCAAACGAAGCATAAATAAATAGATTCATAACTCACTCAGTGTCTTCTGAAGCTTTCGTCAGCTTGATGGTCATCTACCAAATGAGACAAACACATATTAGAAAGGGAAAAGTAATCATCTCAGTCGACATCTTCTAACAAACACGCTTTATCATTAGTTCACCGCGCACAGAACGAGTGACAGAAACTGATAAAGTACTTCATAGGAACACTACAAAAGCAATACACAGCTTTGCAATAGACCTGAAAATCTTCCTGTATTACAGGCACAAATATAGTACAAATATGTGGACATACAGCACTGTAGGGTTTCtctatttttatcattttatacTTTGTTGATTAATGGCGAAGACATCAAAGTAGCACCgtgcagaaaataatcagaattcaAAAAAATGACTGAACCAAACTTTTGACCGGTACTgtaaacagcaaaatgcaaaagaaacatTCTGTGGTTTTTATACTGTTAAAAGCAGCAGGACAAAGTTCATTCAGCTCCGTCTTTGCCGAATGTGAATCCTGTAATTTTACACATCTGTTGAGTCCCGACAGACcggaaaaatgaataaacagcaaaaacagccAGCTCTTCATTTCGTCCCGCATCGCAACGGTATAAATACGAATCCACTTCTCCTTACCTTTCCTTTGTTTGCCCCCACGCCGGCCAACTTCCGAACGGGGAGGAAAACGCTCTCGGTGAAACGCTTTATTCTGATGGCCTGGTTCCCCCCCTCCGCAGTTTCATGCTTGGAGGAAATATGATAAACATGTTTCAAGTCTGAAATGTTGCAGATAAAATACATTATTCTAACAGGACACTCGGTTCCCATAAGAACTATTTTAGCGTTGAGACTGTGACGTCCTACGTTCTCTGGAAAACTTAACCTGACATTGGAGAACTCACTAAATATCCAAATGGAGAActtgtttgctgctgttcagAACTGTTGACTGGTCACTttcaaaaaacaactttttcctAATTGGGTATCAGAATGGAAAATAAGAGACGTTAAGGGGTGAAAGTAGCCCCCCCACCAGCTCAATGTGGCTGAATTCGTGAAGTGTTGGGTGAATTTGATCAACCTACCAGCCACAGCGGAGGCTAAACAAAGGGGGTGTTAAACAAAAGATTAAATCGTTCTGGAAACTCAATCTGCAGGCGCATAGTCGGACTGTCCACCGGGAGCACCGGGACAAAACATGTAtgagctgctttgttttcaagaCAAACATGACACCAAAGTTAGTTACACACAAAAGTACGAGTGAAAAATGGTGGCTGCTAAAATATATGAGCGGCTGGTAGAAATTAAATTTCAGACATcagaaaaaactgttttatttcttcatgaGAACAAATACTCAAACTAACTGCAACACTTTTAAAGACTGAAGTTAGGAAGTAAAACACTATGTTGAACCATGTTCTTCTCAAAGCCCTGAACTTGGATAACATCACTTTACACATTAGCAAGACTTTCACACAGACTTCTCTCAGCTAAAAGACGCCTCTTCCCCAAGAAGCAccctccagggctgaaaaatgaagccaacatgGAGGTGCAAAAAACTTGCCAGCTTCTGCGCCCGGCTCCTGACCCcaatattaaaatgtccaactCGACAAGAGAAATAACCATGTTTACAGCCTGCTAcacaaaacagttttggtctctgtagCCAATTTCcttgttcatgacaactgtgcTGAGGTGAATTTATAGATAACTCACTAATTCAAATTAAATCGAGGCGTAAATTTACGCTGAATTATGAGCAAGGCTGctctgagtgacagctagctacTAGGTTTCAGCGACCAGGCTTCACTCGGTGGCCTCGGCTCCACCAACGCtgcacctctttgcccatttttggatttgccgggagtttggtggagtcagatGGAGACGGCTGCCGTCACTGTCCCTGAGCTCCACAGTGACTCTTCAGAAACCCGAGGGTGACGCCGtggattttatttcctttggCTAAATATGAGAAACTTCATGCAGAACTATGAATGTTGAGATGAAAACGGTGGAGTACAACAAAATCCTCAAATTAGAGGTTGGTTCTGACTCACCTGTGGCCACAAGCTCTGGGTAGTTCTGCTTATGAATATGATGTAATCTGACTTTCTGCAACATCTCTTTTTAATCCTAGACCTCCTGTAAAAGTCCCCCCCCCATCAGAAGTCCAATTAAAAGGGACAAAGAGGATAAAACGGATGAGGAGGACTCACTGGGACGACGCTGAACTCGACCTTCTCATTCAGCTCCAGTTTCTTCTTCTCAATCACCTCTGACATGTGGAAGTACAGCTGAGGGTTCTGAGCGCACTTGATGAGCCCCGAGTCGTCCGAGAACTCGATCACAATTCCCTGGTTAGAAAACCACAAACTCACAGTTAAAATACACGACGGGGTTTGGCTGGTTTTCAGATTCACATCCTGCGCCGTGCTGGTGCTTACCGACCGCCCGGTAACGTGAGGAGACGGTCGTTTAAAAGTCTTACGTGTCGGCGTTGTTCGATGGACTCTTCAAAGGAGTCGGGGAGGATTTCCACGTAGGTCGCTCGTTCCTCTTTGGTCTCCTGGTGGGTGGCCATGTTGAAACGCACCTTGGCACATTGAACACGGATCAGGATAGAAGTATCAACATCAAGAACTGCAGAGACGAGCTGCTGGTCATTTCTGTACAGTGAAGGCTGCTGTACACAAGCAACAAAGCTGCactttaaatacaaacatactaaaaaaaatcttacaacTATCCTTTGTTTAGTGACAGCTGATGAGTGTCTGATCAGTAAAACTAATTAAATCCTGTACTGACACAGTTTATGAGTAAGGTTTCCCTGTTTACGCCGCACTCATCTGAAATGAGTTTCTGTAATAATGTCACACATCTGGCAGATGTTTGCCTCTATTGTCTGTACATTCTGAGGAAACGGCACAGACTTCATATATAAAGACCAGAGTAGATGAACTCCCAGTAGCTGTCATATTAAGTGCGTGCCAACCAGGCGTAACGTATACTTTCGTTATACAGAATATACTCATGCTGTTCTCAACACACGTTGTTCTGGATTGCTCATCTGAAGCCATAATGTCCGGTTTCAGTGACTGCGGGTGCTTGTGTGTTCGTGTCTCAGCCCGACTGTTTTTTGAAGTAACATACAAGCGGCACAAGATGTCAGTAGCGACATGGGAACCTTGCAAATCAATGAGTTTTCCACAACACGTTCCTTacatgtttcacaataaaagccttgttAAGAAGTGATGGGTTTCTGCCCACTGGAATGCTAGAAGCAATGCTATTAATTTGAAATGGTTACAGGGAGACTTGAGTTTGTATGAAGAGTGTGATGCAGCAACTTTAACGAAGCAAATAGGAGCGGTTCAAAACGAGGCTTCATCCTAAAACGTGACCAATTACACTGATCAAAGAGAAggaattagaaataaaggcctgcCTCTAATACAAGCCTGCTCCAAATACAGGCCTCCTGCCTTTTGCAGTTGAGGTAAATAAAGCACCCCGTCACTACTGAAGGATTTAATTTGCTGGTTTTCAGAGAGTTTATTTCTAAATGCTGGAAATGTCTGTATATAAGATATCATGACATTgaagctggggggggggggggtaaacacacacacacacacacacacacacacacacacacacacacacacacacacacacccctgggGAAACCAGTCCATACTATCTGTCCTGTTTTTTAATCTGGTCTGTtttgtgtgctgctgtaacacctgATGCCCCCCAGTGGGGAATCAGCAGTCTCGTGACACCACGCGATCCTCTCACCTTGTCTCCATCCAACATGGTGGCGGTGGTCAGCAGGTCGTTGGGACCGAAGGGAAGCTGTTTCTGTTGACCGTCGATGGTCATGACCAGTCGACCCATCTCTGGGTCTGGTTTGGCTCCAccccctgctgcagctccacctctaGCTCCAGCCTGCTGgtttttcttcacctcctcatcctcctttttcatgtctgtctttccctcctctcctccctctccttcaggTTTTGCTTCTGCCTCTTCCTTCTCATCTTCATCCATTTTCTCCACCTTAATTTTGACctgcaagaagaaaaatacattcaGTTTATGAGCACGTCATGTCGTCAGGTGGGACTGACGGTGTGGGGCAGGTGGTCAAGCCGACCTGTAATTCATTGCACAGACAGTGACTGGGCGATAAGGGGCACCTGCTGGCACACCGCGTGCAGCGTGTTGAACGCACTCTTTTTTCCTACCTGTCCGACGAGAGTTCGTCCACCCTcggcacctcctcctcctcgctcctcctCCGGCTCCTTCTTGATCTTCCTCGTGTGTTTGGAAATGGCTTTGAGGACGGTGCCTTCAAATCGCTCCTTGCTGATGTCGTCCAGCGTCTCGGGGTCTCTCGTTTTGAAGCCGAGTGGCGTCCACTGCAGGACGACAGGAGGACAGAAGACGGCGAGCGGTCACAAACACTTCAGCAAAGCTtggaaatggacaaaaaaaggaaactccCAGTCTGCTTAAAGTGAGTTTTGATATTCCAGGGAAGACAAACTTGACATTAGCTTTAAAAGTGAACGAGGACAAATGTGAACACTGCCGACGAGTCTGGGCTGGTCTACAGCGAGAACACTTAGGACAGACTGGAGGTCAACCGAACGGTTCTGTAGCTACTTCAGTGTTAATCGCATGtctaattatcattattaattgTACAGGTTAGTGGTAATAggaaagtttgtgtttgtaaacATGAACCAAACTCAACCTGAAACTTCACCGTCAGCTAAACctcaaactgaagctgaaactaAAGCTGAAACTAAAGCTGAAACTGTAATCAAGTTCAATGAAAACTCTGACTAAACTCAATGAAGCCTTAAACTGACCTGAGCTCTACCACTAAACTGAACCCACTTCAGTTTCAAATGTAACTACGTGAGCTGACCTCATGCTAAACAGTAAGCTAAGCTCAGCCTAATTAAACTTAGCACTCTTAAACTGAAACAATGAAACTACACTAAACCTCAGACTAAACCCTAACTCAGCACAAGTCTCATCTCGATCGCCTGTTTCTCACCTTATATTTGGCCGCTGCCAGCGCCGctgccacctcctccttcttcttcctctctgcctctctcttgcactcttccccctccctcctcttcctctcctcttcctcctcccgtttcctcctctcctcctcctcccgtttcctcctcttgtcctcctcctcccgtctTTTCTGCTCCTCCAGGATTTTGTCTTCGACCCTCTTTGTCCTCATTAGCCTGATGGCTCTCTTTGTGGATTTCACCTGCGGACACAAAGCGATGGCGTCAGGATGCGGGACCggctcacttcctgtcctctgctgtccGGCAGGGTGGCTTCAGTCTCCGTCACTCACCATGGCCACTGTAAACTCCACCTCCTTGTGGACGTCTGTGTAGTCGAACTCCGCGTCGCTGAAGTTCTCGCAGATGTCAAAAGGAAGCTCGCCGTGCTCCTCGGAGCTGACGACTCCTTCCTCAGCTCCCAGACAACTGATGACCCCCtgaaagacagaagcagagaaaaccTACAAGATGAAGCGTTCATGAGAACAGCTGGAGAAGACAGCCTCCGTCCAAAGCCAACGCTAACGCTTCTCGTCAGACGGTCCATCTAACCGCTACGCGGAGCTGCGtctgttgtgtgtctctttgaACCTGTGGCTCCCGCTCCCCTGTAGGAGGGCCGGGGCCCCCGGGGGCCCCGCGGGTCACTGCTCTGTAGTGTTGTAGCTGTTAGTTGCGGTGTTGAAGGCTTCTGACCGCATCCTGTGTGATCCGTTCCTATAGGAGCCAAAGCATCCTAAATGTGATTTGGACTATGGaacaggcttttatttcttttcctcagGGAGCAGTTTTCTTACTAATGTCAGGGCCGGCAATACGCTGATTTGTTTACGTTACTCGTACTGAAGTACGCTCGTTACTAGCAAGGAAAAACTCTGCTGCACTCCGATGTAAAGATGACAGATGAACGTTTTTATTCTTCCACAGGCGTAATCTCTTTACAGGAGTAAATGATATTTCTTTAACTAAACCATAAACTTGGCTATTTGCCACGAAATAATACTTCAGTTACGATAAGAAAACTGTATGCTCTTAGTCCAAATTCACCGCCGTCTCTCCCTCACCGCTCACCGCCTTCCGTCACAGACAGCCCTTAAAGGGCCAGTACcttacaaaatgaacatgagCTCTAACTAAAATAAAAGAGTTAGCTAGGCTCATCTACCTAAATAAAACATGCTTAGTACAAATATATCCAAAGTTATCAATCTAAACATTAATTAGAGACTGAGAAAGTACAACAATGTGAAATACCATTAAACTGAATTTCAATGTGCAAAGTAGGACATGGCAGTAGGCAACTAACTtatagaaatgaaataaaagcctATTCCATAGTCCAAATCACATCTAGGATGCTTTGGCTCCTATGGTTCCGACTGAACATGTTCTCGTCATGTGCCCTCTCATTAAATTTCCTTCAATCAAAACTCCAGTCATGAGCTCAGCACAGCACTTCCTCTACACGTTGACTGACTCCAGTCAAACACGGCACAGATCTGCAAGACCTGCTGCTCCTGAACAATCTGGGTTTAATAACGTTTCATCTTATCTCAGATGAAGAGGACAGGTGACTGTGACGGACGGTCAGGAAACGTGTGTGTTAccagctctctcttctctttggtGTAGCTGAAGGTGAAGGGCACTTTGGGTTTGATGTTGGccgctctcctcttcctggtCACCGTGTCGATCAGCAGGTTGATCAATACGTGGTCGTTCTTCAGCAGCGTGACCCCGCAGTCCCGGTGGTCGAAGGTCACGTTGGTCCTGATGGGGCCGATGTTGGCGTGGATCTGACCTGGGTAACCCTGCGTGGTGGGGTAAAAGACGGCGCTGTCAGAACACGGGCGCCATGTTTGACGCAACAAACGCTTTCTTTACATCCTGAATAGAGAAAGAAGAATAACGAAGCTAAGCAAACACCCAGATCACTCGGTCTCGACTGCTGACACCTAAAATAGTGGCTCTTGTGATCTGGACGGTAATTTCCATCAGCGCGACTCGTTCTCGCCCCGACAGCTCGGCCTCAAATGGCTCTTTGCGTTTATATTCGCCGAGAAGGCGTGACAGAGGGCCTGCGTTTGGTGTCTGCGTATCGTCCCACATTTATCAACACTCCTGACTCCTGCTAACGTTTGGACAACTCTCTGACAGCTcgactgtcctgctgttaaaATTTGCCTCCAGACTTTTATAAAAAACCAACAGCATGAGGCGTTTACTCTCTGGTAGGGACGGCTGCTGTTGGGACCACCGGTCTTCTGCCGGTCGTTAACAAAAAGGAACCATTGagagcagaacaaacagaaatgcgGAGGGATTCGCTGCTGTGCCGGTCGGTCTCGGCCTCACAGTCTACAAGCAACAGTTACAGGAAGCCTTCATCGTTTCATGACAGCCGCTTTGTTAAAGTGAAGTCGGTTTTCGCTCTCGTGCGGAGTCTCCCTCACCGAGTGCTCGATGATCGGTTGGCTGACGATGCCCTCGTACAGCTCCGCGTCCAGCATCATGTTGGGCGGCCGCTCCGGCTTCACGTTGGCCTTCCTTCTGAGCAACTTGGAAGAGTCTTGGTTGCCGCCGCCCTCCGTGCTGTGGCTCTCGCCCTCCTCGGTGGTGGCTGCGGTGGCGGCGCAGAGTGTCAGCAGGAGGGGCTCCTTCACCCGCCGGATCCTGATTGCCCGCTTCCCCGCTCTgagctgaggaaaaacaaaacacaaaaagttttAGAATCACCTCCGTcccaggaacaggaagtgaacagccTGGGAAGTCTTTACTTCAGCCTGAGCTAAAGGCTAGAAGGTAAAAATAAGCCCCGCCCCTGAGCGCCGGCGGTAGGCGGAGTCCTCACCGTGATGACGGTGAACTCCACCTCCTCGTTGACGTCCTCGGCAGTGAACTCGACGTCGCTGAAGTTCTCTTTGGCGTCGAAGGGAAGCTCGCCGTGTTCGTCCGACTTGATGACGCCTTCGCCGTCTTTCAGACTGATGATGACTCCCTGCGGTGAGAGAATGAGAGCACAGACGCTCAAAGGCTGCAGACGATCCACgctgaaaacacaaaggttGTACTGAAGGAACATCGCTGTCATGACGACAAAGTCTGACGGACGTTTTTTAGAGGAGCTTTTCGTGAATTCGGTTTGACGCGTCAGAGTCTAAAACGTTTAACCGAATCAGGACGCTGTCGGGGAGGACGGTCATCGTGCGCTCACCGTTACGTTTCGGCCGCTCTTAAACCGGCGAGAGGAGTCAGTCGCCTTGTCGGCGCTGAAACGCTCTCTggttctctttctctttgtgggGTGTCAGTGTTTCAAGGTGAACAGAGAGCagctctcacctcctccctgGACTCCTTGGTGTGACTGAAGGTCGAAGGGATCTTGGGTTTGATGTTGGTggctctcctcttctctgtgacGATGTCGGTCAGCAGGTTGATGAGCACCTGGTCGTTCTTCAGCAGCGTCACCGCGCTGTCCTTCCTGTCGAACGTCAGGTTGGTCCTCAGCGGCCCGATGTTCACGTGAACCTGACCGGGGTACTGACGTTCGCCGGGCTGCGGGACGACAAAAACGAAGGGCTCAACGTCAGGAAACAGGCGGGACCGCGACGGTCGACGGGTTAAACGCTAAACTGACCTGAGGCTGAACGATGGGCTGACTGACCACCGCCTCGTAGATCTCCGTGTCCACGTTCTCCGTTCCACCAGGAGCCACTTTCACGTCTGTCGCTATCAGACTGTTCTGCTTAGAAACACAAACGAGGgtcacattaaaaccacatttaaaaaagaggCTGAGTCAGTAAAACTGAGTTTCATGAAGAGCGTCAAAAAGGACTGAAACCTGAAGAGAAAACCGGTCTGATCCAACAGTAACCAGGAAAGAATCACAGTGACTTGTATGCAAAGGGATCAACAGATCATAACGAGGGTTTTAGACTTGGATAAACTCGACAGTAAAACAACgtaatgacacaaacacatcaaagatTCATTATCTGCAtccaaatttacatttaaaagcatACGTGCAACACGAGGATGGAAAAGCTGAGACAAGATGGGAAGAGTGTTTTGAATTAATTAGCAACACAGCGTCACATGTTCGATGATGTCGTGAAGCAGCGTGGgctcatgggagttgttgtcttctttGCTTAACATCCGACACCGCAGATGAAAACCTATCTGATGTGACTCGGGCAGAAACGCTCACAGATGAGGCGGTGAATCACACTCTGGGACG
It contains:
- the LOC121613501 gene encoding uncharacterized protein LOC121613501 isoform X3, whose amino-acid sequence is MGRGVGPTRNRPPTGPPGNDGLLYDMGPPGWGPPPPGGWGPPPPEGWGPPPPGGWDPRGLPPPEEWGPPPHAGWGPPHPEGWGPRGPPSPDWGPRGPPPPGWGPHPDDWLLPPEDWRPPHPDDWRRPHPDDWRLHPEDWRPHPEDWRPRPEDWRPRPEDWGPPRFGPEGPPEPWGPEPVPPGPVPPGPVPPPPVGMPPLDSAAYGPVPIPPVPPPSCAPPLGFPAYPPPGWTGEPVVEEAMPNPPPDQPEWIKALISAPATESTPEATKKATGEPAVATAADPDTAPKPKPQPKPDSVKAAKALGLLGKRTFDKPPPGRSMGIISFIGPTFGYIEREDLEKFTFRFDAFFGNPKAMAPGVRVHFTACKEKQNSLIATDVKVAPGGTENVDTEIYEAVPGERQYPGQVHVNIGPLRTNLTFDRKDSAVTLLKNDQVLINLLTDIVTEKRRATNIKPKIPSTFSHTKESREEGVIISLKDGEGVIKSDEHGELPFDAKENFSDVEFTAEDVNEEVEFTVITLRAGKRAIRIRRVKEPLLLTLCAATAATTEEGESHSTEGGGNQDSSKLLRRKANVKPERPPNMMLDAELYEGIVSQPIIEHSGYPGQIHANIGPIRTNVTFDHRDCGVTLLKNDHVLINLLIDTVTRKRRAANIKPKVPFTFSYTKEKRELGVISCLGAEEGVVSSEEHGELPFDICENFSDAEFDYTDVHKEVEFTVAMVKSTKRAIRLMRTKRVEDKILEEQKRREEEDKRRKREEEERRKREEEEERKRREGEECKREAERKKKEEVAAALAAAKYKWTPLGFKTRDPETLDDISKERFEGTVLKAISKHTRKIKKEPEEERGGGGAEGGRTLVGQVKIKVEKMDEDEKEEAEAKPEGEGGEEGKTDMKKEDEEVKKNQQAGARGGAAAGGGAKPDPEMGRLVMTIDGQQKQLPFGPNDLLTTATMLDGDKVRFNMATHQETKEERATYVEILPDSFEESIEQRRHGIVIEFSDDSGLIKCAQNPQLYFHMSEVIEKKKLELNEKVEFSVVPHETAEGGNQAIRIKRFTESVFLPVRKLAGVGANKGKMTIKLTKASEDTEKDKPETDKLKAVVKNLRKPDNETSISRRDYSATRRRYGRSRSRSRSRSRSRARSTSRSRSRSPPRDQFGRVIKRRRSTSVERDRKSSRYRRSRSRERSSKRPSGSAKSRSRSRSRSKSSGRSRSRSRERSKDRAGKKRSKISREHEESYKRRRRELSPPHRRVGVVDDELARKKRELEELNEMIAYKKTLVDIDPGQRTCIDYDHGRIAVPLPEYKPVRSILKKRPEGPEYRHRPPQPYDDCYYERPYSPYQDRRYADHYGDPYALRPYGDGPYGDRHYGDGTYETRVYGGPPSASQRYTDRYDVYDEPYEDRYYDPAYADRPYDDPYRPVERIASPEPHGSSPSSHTGQVSGASTQPPMRQAVATSSSQPTFRPPSPTEPPPRSPSPKLMNTTPRQSPAAEKPPLDRFLDMLNKKVDTEKKSEPIYVNDDLLPHERALQDGKGFSRIVGLAHEPTSSSLAPELEKNQRSPKRSSAERTSEEPNSQTEPYGKIQSLLRTIGLKLSTGDVSKLASRAQEKLYRPKTSSAERETLSSPREEPKTSRTGSIESDHIHPPSPARSSSLEPLSRHKAVSEYDGFLDQQELEVLKKAQQLQSVAKTMGSTPTTSLPVKPPSGPLPAPYQHVPQAINWPLGVTTQIPPAQSSTTPCRGTPSPPADGQSPQRFGPTAGPPPGLPPRHPGQPPPGPPPGPPPRRPPGQPPFTPPSGHAVFPIIGQLPAAPPLNSHSPLQTFTTATVTSTPETSSPPSYEQSAISTTVARCLKVIETVKSLTVQPPARPVKTVQFSLPTVFPSVSSPQTSAETEDDIKTKQKEKLDLYNQRILEKREQQYKEMQAHKKGERNRDGTLISPGKPISCEPKNVWICGHSLVYWAESRATSAEVGMQLGMDPSKVAIWWKGTQGMTWPQLLPQLHQLKVTWPNPDILIMHLGGNDLSTDSPTDLLASVKKDLTSMRSIFPQCILVWSNILPRRAWRHSADSHEVDLVRSTVNRRIQNIISDLGGTSLSHDNIRCGANTGLYRADGVHLSPKGIDVFNLNLQDFLEKWEMASEKS